The stretch of DNA ACCAAAGAATTTTGATCAAGGATAACTTATTTCAGCTGTCTATTTATTTCGTTATATCATCAAAGTTTCTATGCTGTAGAAAAAGTCTTGTCATTTTTTTGTTACTATTACTAGGAACtctaaagaaaatgaatatcaCATCCCATAACTCTAATTAGCTAGAAAAAAGCAATCCAGCGTTAACTTCTTTCTACGAGTCCTAGTTTAAGGTCCAAGCCACCACAAGTTTATGCTGTACTTTATCAATGATTTTTAGGGCTACACAGATGTTGGGTTTCATGGGGGTGATGAGATACCCACCCCTTATATAGACAATCTAGCTCAAGGCGGTATCATACTAGATAACTATTATACACCAATGATATGTACACCATCAAGAGCTGCTCTACTTACTGGAAGACACCCAATGCAGCTGGGGTTACAGCATAGTGTGATTTGTGCTCCCTGTCCTTTTGGACTAGGACTGAATGAGACTTTACTGCCGGAGTTCCTGAAAAAATATGGCTATGCTACTCACATCGTCGGAAAGGTGAGAACTTCTAACAATGAATGGTGTTCAGCATAGATACAACTAGTGTAGAGTCAAGGTCTTACTGAATGAAGATATTACTGAATGGTAGAAGTACTGGATAAAGATAACATTAGTTGAGGGTGACAGGAGGTGGAAACAAGAGAGAGTAAGGAAGATGAAAATATTACTAGATGCTAATATTGGTTTGTGAAAGCACTGAGTAAGCTTAGTACTGGGTTGTGTTTGTATTGGTGTGTAGAGTAATGAGCTATCATACTGACTAAGACTGATGCATCTTCATAGTAGTTCTATATGAACTACTACATGTTAGTATAGTACTTCATATAGTAATAACCAAATAACCAATGTCAAACACACTATTTGACATTGGTGCATGTAAGTTGTCGTAACATGTGACCAAAATAGTTAGCATAAAATTGTACAtcatctgatgccataaaaggccacaaatgtgttgcagaagcCGCTCGAACACTTTTTTGTCACCTTGATACCATCATGGTTGACAAGTTGAACATATTCCTAGTCACACTAGTTATAACTATTGCTATCTCTTAtgccattattattactgctaaaaagaACTAGtgtcactactactattgccCAATAGATAATTATATAAAGTCTATTGACCTGCATTTGTGAaacctacatacatgtagctgtaatGTGTCCGATCAGCTCAGTGAAAAAATAGCCATTAAACTTGTGTCTTTGCACAGCAAAACTAATCTCAGCATAAAATGCAAACATGTGTTCCATTGGCTCAACGCAAACGGATGATTGTGTTCATTTGAATAATTGGAGGCACGATATCCTAATTACAATactactcaccaatcagaaatgttttgtactaAGCCTACAAAAGTCGCTCCGTTTCTGCAACTTTTGGCTTCGATAGGCACAGAAAACGTGTTAAACTTTATGGAGTTAACTTACATGAATTCAGGGCTGATTTTCTAAGGTCAGCTTATGTGCGAGATATGTGTATAATCGGAGGTATATGATAAATGGTGGTAAAGAGTGATGGTAGTACTGAGTGATGGTAGTTCTGAGGGATGGTAGTACTGAGCGATGGTAGTACTGAGTGATGGTGGTACTGGGTGATGGTAGTACTGAGTGATGATAGTACTGAGTGATGGTAGTACTGAGTGATGGTGGTACAGAGTGATGGTTGTACTGAATGATGGTAATACTGAGTCATGGTGGTACTGAGTGGTGGTGGTACTGAGTGATTATAATACTGAGTAATGACAGTACTAAGTGATGGAAGTACTGGTTGATGGTAGTACTGAGTGATGGTAGTACTGAGTGATGGTGGTACTAAGTGATGGTAGTGCGGAGTGATGGTGGTACTGAGTGATGGTGGTACTGGGTAATGGTAGTACTGAGTGAGGATAGTACTGAGTGATGGTAGTACTGAGTGATGGTATATAGTAATGAGTGATGGTTGTACTGACTGATGGTGGTACTGAGTGATGGTAGTACTGAGTGATGGTAGTACTGAGTGATGGTAGTACTGAGTGATGGTAGTACTGAGTAATGGTTGTACTGAGTGATGGTAGTAGTGAGTAATGGTTGTACTGAGTGATGGTAGTACTGAGTGATGGTAGTTCTGAGTGATGGTAGTACTGAGTGATGGTGGTACTGGGTAATGGTAGTACTGAGTGAGGATAGTACTGAGTGATGGTAGTACTGAGTGATGGTATATAGTAATGAGTGATGGTTGTACTGACTGATGGTGGTACTGAGTGATGGTAGTACTGAGTGATGGTAGTACTGAGTGATGGTAGTACTGAGTGATGGTAGTACTGAGTAATGGTTGTACTGAGTGATGATAGTACTGAGTGATGATAGTACTGAGTGATGGTAGTACTGAGTGAAGATAGTGTCGGGCGTAATGTCAATGTTGGTACTAGTTAATAGTATCAGATGGTAGTATTGGGCAGAGGGCAGATGGCACCAAGTAGAACCACTACTGGGTATCACTTAGAGTTTATTATCTCAGAGTCATAGCTACCTAAAAATATGAATACCCTTATGTACAGCGGTATGAGAAATAAACTGAACCCCCTTTTTGGAAAACTAACATTCTTGTTTCAAACATTGTTACTCATTATGAGTTTAGTCAACAGCCATAACTTATGGTAAGTTAATCctcattttgtttttatttcaaatacgtaaatcaaacagctgtaaaattatgtttttgaattaTTATGTTGGCTAAATTCTGAACACTTTATTTTGttaatggttgaagataacaatctgtacagataaGATTACACTTCATACATTTGTTTTTGCTTATTTCAAAACTAGATTTGCCTATGAGACTAGATTTTGGAAACAAAGAAATCGAGATACAATAAATTGTCTCATGAAACTCGGTAATATGTAGTCTTATCAGTGTTATTACATTGGTTCAAGAAACTGCATCTAATTCTATTTAGGTGCTGATCCTACTGATTATTTGATGGAATACTCTCAATCTTGGAAAGATTTTGAATTTAgcagtacaatatatataatatatgtttgtTTACTTATAACAAGGACAGAAACAACAAATTATAAATAAGTTTGAGACATTTGTTCAATGAACAAAGTGTGCCAGTTTATATTGCACACCACTGTACAAATGCTCCAAGCACTTTATGGGTAGAGCCATTACTAGCATTTTGAAGAGCCACAGGTATATCACATAGAGTATCAAATAGAGTGACCCTCACTTGCTCATATAACAAAAAGTTATCTTCAATATTTCCTAAATCCGTTAGCATTTCATTGAGCCATTACCGACATATTTTCATAAAGCCATTCTTAGCATCCCAAAAGTTTAGATTCATGAAGCTACTCATTGTATTTCATGAAACCATTTTTGTGATTTGTCACAATCTATAGAACTCTCTATAACCTTCCGTCTATACAATAACAAGGGCAGTGTCTGTCTTTCCGTCTGTCCAATGTGGCGTATAGAGGTTAGCACAAATATTACTCCATACAGCTTGATAGATCAGCACTCTAAtatctgcaccaatcaaccacccATTGGCATGTCAGAATAACTGCGCGTATGGTTATTACACCTGAACACCCGTTActaactgccagggtactagtccTGATGTCTCAAGTCATGCCTAGAGGTTAgggaaaaatattgctttcaaatGGATTCAAACTTGGGACTTTCAACTTGGTAGACAAACACTCTACCAGCTGCGCCGATCGACCACTCTGCCACATCCTGGAATAATTGTACGGTACAGTTaaacttgatgatctctcacggcgcaccATTCTACCAGGACACTAGAAATAAATTAAACGCCGAGATTTGCTCCTTAATTTGACAGAGCGATGTTAGTCATTATGAGTCATGTTAATAACTTTGTAGAGCTTTTTGCAGCCAGTTTTGGCCTTTTATAAACCCATTTATTGATTTGGTTCATTTAATAATGCCTGCGTTTCCTATTAGATTATGTTGCTATTTGTTCTTGTTTGCTCATCTGAAGATGTGTACCTGCACCTTTAACTGTTCTACAGTGGCACCTTGGCAGCTTCACAAGCGAATATACTCCGACTCACCGAGGCTTTGACAGCCACCTTGGATTTTGGGGAACAAGAACTGACTACTTCTCGCATGACACCGGGGtttgctttttatttatattatttatatatttatttatatatttatttaaatatcatGAAGGGTAAATGATGGTTATGtatttactattttaccatctGAGACTCATTCAGGTTCGCATAATGCAGATTTGGCAACTTGCCAGTTGTTTATTTCTGATATAGAGGAAAAAAACGTTTTATTAAAAAGGTGAAACTCTTTTAATTACTTCACCTAAAAAACTCTTCACTTTGTTTGTATCTTATGACTGAGAGGTATAACTCAATAGCAGCTTGCAACACCTTTAGAGATGATTGTTTGAACTGCTTCAGCGTCATAAAAGATTTTCTTCATTGTTGAGTCAACTACACTTAAATCATTCCtatatagttttataataaAGCCATGCTAGCCTGTGGGTTAGCTCTAATACTTGTCTCAAAGTCTAAAATATATTCTCTGAAGCAAAGGAAAGAATACTGTGTCTTTATGATCATTTAAGCACTTATTAAGTTCGGCTTTCGTAAGTGTGAAATGAGAATTTTACCAAGTTTCTATAGTCTTACCTCCTCGTGTTTAGATTTATGCCAAAACTAATAATATATCTACCTGCGTTGATCTGCCTTTTGCGCGTTGGGTTGCTGAAACACTGCCAACTATGCATTTTAATTGCTTATTGTGCATTACCTCAAGCTGGAAGTATGGCTAAGATTATTTTAGGTAATTTTAgctgaaaattgaaaaaaccaATCTGTTAACATGTTTTAAATGCAGAAAAATGTGAAAAGGTTTTGAAAGTGCTGTTATTTTATTGTgtaaataaatttgataaaatatgcAAACTAAAGTTTaactaatattaaaattgttaatttagATCTGTtgcagtaataatataatattgttggTATTGATAGGCAACAGAGTGCGATAGATATAAGTTCCCCTTCAAGGAGTGCGAATTCAAAGTATCAATTGGAATAAACACATGGCCGTATTAATGATGAGATTGGTTTATTAGGCTAATCTAAAAGAATTTCATTTTaagcaaaaacaataaaaaacaattaaaatgaaacaaagcTTAAGAACAATGAAAGTGGCGCTGTAATAACGTATTGCACATATCAAAGTTTTAATTGGTTGAGCAAATAGTCACATAAACCAATATGATGAGACTTTGTATTCACTGGTTGTTCACAAGCATAGCAAactattataaattgttttatgaAGAAGTTACCCTTGATTTATCCAAAGCTATTTGGCTGCAACATTTTTTGTAACATGCACTTGTTTTTAATCTGTCTCATTGCATCTAGCAGGGCGGAACTAGCAGGGCCGGATTAGGAAGGTGCAGACTAGCGGAGCTGGACTAGGAGGGCGGGACTAGCAGTGCCGGACCAGCAGGGCCGGAATAGGAAAGTGGGGACTAGCGGGGCTGCACTAGGAGGGCGGGACTAACAAGGCCAGACTAACGGGCTAGACTAGGAGGGTGGTACTAGTAGACGTGTGCTAGTTTGTTTGCTAATCATATGGAATAAATGAGAAAAGAAAGCTGTTCTGTGTGACGTCAGGTCATCGTATTCTGTCACTGCTTTACTAGTAAAAGCATTGTTTTACCTGAGCCATAGCTTGTAGAGATTTTCATGTAGTTCCTCATTAATTTTATCAATTGGTCTTTCTCTTGTTTGAAAGGGTAACCATGGCGGATTGGATTTTTGGGAGAACATGACAGTAGCTAGAGAGTATAATGGTAGTTATGGTACTGAGTTATTTGGAAACAAAGCTGTTGATCTGATCATGAGTCATGACCAGTCCAAGGTGAGTCATAATAGTATATATGGTGCTAAATTATTTGGGAACATAACTGTTGATCTAATCATGAGTCATAACTAGTCTAATGTGAGTCATAATGGTAGGTATGGTACTGAGTTATTTGGAAACAAAGCTGTTGATCTGATCATGAGTCATGACCAGTCCAAGGTGAGTCATAATAGTATATATGGTGCTAAATTATTTGGGAACATAACTGTTGATCTAATCATGAGTCATAACTAGTCTAATGTGAGTCATAATGGTAGGTATGGTACTGACTTATTTGGGAACAGAGCTGTTGATCTAATCATGAGTCATAATTAGTCTAAGGCGAGTCATAATGGTAGTTATGGTACTGAGTTATTTGGGAACAGAGCTGTTGATCTGATCATGAGTCATAACTAGTCTAAGGTGAGTCATAATGGTAGTTATGGTACTGAGTTATTTGAGAACATAGCTGTTGATCTGATCATGAGTCATAACTAGTCTAAGGCGAGTCATAATGGTAGTTATAGTACTAAGTTATTTGGGAACAGAGCTGTTGATCTGATCATGAGTCATAACCAGTCTAAGGTGAGTCATAATGGTAGTTATGGTACTGACTTATTTGGGAACAGAGTTGTTGATCTGATCATGAGTCATAACCAGTCTAAGGTGAGTCATAATGGTAGTTATGGTACTGAGTTATTTGAGAACAGAACTGTTGATTTGATCATGAGTCATAATTAGTCTAAGGTGAGTCATAATGGTAGGTATGGTACTGACTTATTTGGGAACAGAGTTGTTGATCTGATCATGAGTCATAACCAGTCTAAGGTGAGTCATAATGGTAGTTATGGTACTGAGTTATGTGGGAACAGAGCTGTTGATCTGATCATGAGTCATAACTAGTCTAAGGTGAGTCATAATGGTAGTTATGGTACTGAGTTATTTGGGAACAGAGCTGTTGATCTGATTATGAGTCATAACTAGGCTAATGTGAGTCATAATGGTAGGTATGGTACTGGGTTATTTGAGGACAGAGCTATTGATATGAAAGTCAGTAATGGTCAGCCTAAGGTGggtagcttgtaaattttttGTTCATAGCTTTGTGAATCGCAGGTTAGAAAGTATAATGTGTTATTAGTGTTATTACTGGGTTCTTTGCCTTATCTATATGCATGCTTATgcattaatatattaaatatggtTTTGATATTGCTGAATAAATTCCAGTTGGCATAAGATAAATATATTAGGAGTACTGAAAATGAGTACAGACCCTGAACTATGAAATGTAGCTTTAGGAACAAGTTGAATGTCAGCGGCAACATACTAATTGTGACAGTTGGTACAATTATGTATTCTTCAGTAAGAGTCTTCTGCCAGTAGGATAATCAGCTAGCATACTGACAGCAGCTCAGGATAacatcattttttcttttgttgttgttaGCCCATGCTGCTTTACCTTGCTCACCAAGCAGTGCATGCTGGGAAACCACCTCAGCTCTTGAAGGCACCGCAGGAATATCTGGACAGATTTAAGTTTATCAAACATGATGGGAGACGTCGATACGCAGGTTAGTAAATACACCGGTTAGTATATACACAGGTTAGTAAATACACAGGTTAGGATATACACAGGCTAGTAAATACACAGGTTAGTAGATTCACAGGTTAGTAGATATACAGGTTAGTAGATACACAGGTTAGTAGATACACAGGTAAGTAGATACACAGATTAGTTGATATGCAGGTTAGTAGACACACAGGTTAGTATGTATACAGGTTAGTAGATGCACAGGTTAGTAGATACACAGGTAAGTAGATACACAAGTTAGTGGATATACAGATTAGTAGATACACAGGTTAGTGGATACACAAGTTAGTAGATATACAGGTTAGTAGATACACAGGTTAGTAGGTACACAAGTTAGTAGATATACAGGTTAGTAGATACACAAGTTAGTAGATACACATGTTAGTAGATACACAGATTAGTAGATGCACAGATTAGTAGATACACAGGTTAGTAGATACACAGGTTAGTAGATATGCAAGTTAGTAAATATACAAGTTAGTATATTCAGAGGTCACAATTTATGCAAATTCTGTTTAGACTCAATAGTTTACGAGTTATGCAAGGGATATATGACTACTATTACGTGCAGgcctttttattttatagtagAATGTTTATCAGACACAATGTTGGAAGTTTAGTACAAGGTTTTTAAAGAACTTATTATTGTCTCAATCACATCTCTTGAATTTCTCAGCAGTTGTATTAGAGAAGTTTGTGACCTATTTATTGATCGCTCAGCAAGTGCCTTTTTGTAACTTTACATGACTGTCCGGTGAACGGATCACAAATATATCGTAATCAAGTGTTTGTTGTTATCTAAGATATACATAATAgataattgttttctttttcatttcagTTAACAAAGGAAAATAAACTAACTAGCCTCCTTTTTTCGTACAGTTTTATTGCATCGCTGTTTGACGAACTTATTTGAATGCTTATCTAAGCCATCAGTTAAAAAATCATTCAGTTTAAATTACAAATGTCCAAGATGACGATGGCTTCATTCTGCTGACATGTTACCCCGGCTAGGCTATAGAAGTTGGAAAGAAGTTCTATAATAAATTGCTAACTGTTTTCTTGTAAGCACCTTTTTACTTCTTGATTGCATCTATCATCACTTACAGCTATGCTCTCAGTGTTAGATGACTCCATAGGAAATCTGACTGCAGCTCTAAAAAAGAGTGGAATGTATGAGaacacaattctcatattcacTACTGATAACGGAGGACCCTCCGCTGGCTTTGATGGAAACTATGCCTCTAATTGGCCATTAAGGTAagaatacaatttttttaaaagtatttatgAGCTTTTAAAGCTCATAATCATTCATTAGATTTTAGCTGATTTCTACTTGCTTCAGTTGATAATAGAAGTTATAtgctttttatgttttattttctcctcCGTTTCTATTGGTTATAAGAGGGCATGGCTCCACGTTGCAAATGGATATAATTTAAAAGTGAAGAGGACGCAGTTTTATTGTGTGGCCAGCCAATGTTGGCTGGACACACAGCGTTGATGCAATAGAGAGCCATGGCTCTCTATTGTATAATAATTGATATTaagtttatatattattgatattaagtttatatattaataataattgataataaGTTTTGCTTTAAATTTATGGTTTAAAGCTCAGCCAGTTATGAGCATTTTATGAATATTCAAAATTGTCCGCCCATATAAAAGCAGAAAAAGTAGCAAATTTTAGTGACAGACATTTTTGTTAGCAATACTTTTAATATATGCTAGTACTCCGGAACAAAAATTAAAACGATTTTTGGAAGTATGTAACCATATTTTAATATAGACTGTTATGATAGCGAATTTTACAtcgtattttattgttttaaaaaatcatatacatgtatgtattacaTAGCTTATCTACGTTAAATTTAATTGTCAACAAtttgtgataaatttttatACTGGGCAATATTTTTGTCAGATttggtaaaaaagttttttgctttGGTAGACAATTTAGCTGAAATGTAATTGTTGACCAAAAGTTACTAGAATGGAAGTTTTTTAACTCTTTGTGGTTTTATCTTTTGTCAGTGTTTTCCGCTGTCGCCAGTTGTTTGATAGATTTGGTAAAGGATTTTGATTGCAATGTTAAACTAACAGTTGGACAACAGTGACATTGTGATAATAGCTCTTGTATTACAACCATCGGGTGGTCATTTGTAACAATCCCTGTTTTAAAAAGTCGTGTTTGTGTCATCGCTTTACTGACAGTCGCTATTATGAAAGTTGTTATAAGGAGCCCCAATTTAAAGTTGATTACTTTTGCAATTCATTATTTTCAACATATTGCATGAGATATTTCACGAAACTTTGcagtttttatgtaaaaagCTTGCATAAATTATAAACGAAacatacaaacaataaaaaaagttaaattaaatttacttaattaaattaattgaaataaattacatgCAATAAAGTTACACCGCATAATTTTATTACTCCACTACCAAACCTATGCATTGCAGAGCCTATACttttatcatgttttgtcaAATTAAAGTaacaatgaaaaactatttttactgattattattctattaattcagttttttatattattcaagtttttacatttaattaTCACTTACttttgtataattattttattacttttatatgTAGCCTAATTAATTAAAGTGTCTCTCATCATTTTTGGCTCTGGAACCAATTAAACCAAACACTCTTATCAGAATAGTTGCTCCAAAACATAAAGCTTTCAATATATAAGCCAAATATTCAGATGAATAAACTTTGTATGCTGAGGTTTGACCATATCAGAGGTTAGCTTCTCTGTGCTTTCGGTTAATAAAAACTTGCAATTTAGCCTTTCACAATAGCCTCTATCTGTGGTTTAATGATTAGACACTGTTTAGTATAACAGCATAGAATTGAGGAAACCCTCGAACAGACCCCGCTCATCATAAGAGAACATCAGCTAAACTCAGATCAAGCTATTAATACATTTTTTCAGCTACTCTAATCAGTAAAAGTAGATTTTTTAGAATGTTCTGGAAATTTTAGTTTGAAGACCTATGACCTTGATCATCATTGGCTTAGTAAACATGCAAAATGGCGATTTTAGGGGCTGCAAGTATACCAACTGGGAAGGGGGTGTGAGGGGCGCTGCCTTCATACACAGTCCATTGCTTAAGAACCCTGGTACAACTTCCCATCACCTCATGCATATCTCTGATTGGCTACCAACTATCATTTCAGCTATTGGTATGTGTAATTTTTTGTCCAAGTACATCAGTTTGAAATCCCAGGCTATTTACCTTTGATATTACCGTAAAATCTTCATTTGAATGGCACGGTGCTCTATTTTTTTACCCTTCCTCTgtagtggcattttattagagtTGATGCTCAGATAAAGGGTGGCACTGTATGTTTCGATTAGGTCGTCATAATTTTAGAAAGATGATTTTAACCATTTCACAGCCAAAGCAATGCTAATGCCGACTATATTTGCAACCATTTTCCATTTACGTCAAAGTACGAGACTGAGTTAAACACAGAACTGTTACTAGCTggatacaattattaattattttgatatcACTTTTAAAGTTTCAAAGGAAAATTGTAAAGCTTTTAGAATTGAAAACGGATTTTGATTCATCATAACAATGGCTGCCATTAAGTCGTACAATGTTCCTGAAGTGTATTCCCATcattcaacaaaacactttgaAGTCTTCAGGTCAGATTGTAAACTGCCGTATGGACGAATCCTAAAACAATGGATAGGATTTAGACCTCAGTGACTTCAAATcagtgtgtagttctgatggttgCGACGATCAATCTTCTCATGTATACCGTCACTGAAACCATGGCAActactacagcaacaacaaaataattaattattattgatttaacatcattagtattgttataattattgtaaGTGTTGTTACATATAACTATTATAACATTATTAGAACGATTTTGT from Watersipora subatra chromosome 2, tzWatSuba1.1, whole genome shotgun sequence encodes:
- the LOC137387098 gene encoding arylsulfatase B-like — its product is MILFGSLNILIWLLLSVAVETEGSKPNIVIVMADDLGYTDVGFHGGDEIPTPYIDNLAQGGIILDNYYTPMICTPSRAALLTGRHPMQLGLQHSVICAPCPFGLGLNETLLPEFLKKYGYATHIVGKWHLGSFTSEYTPTHRGFDSHLGFWGTRTDYFSHDTGGNHGGLDFWENMTVAREYNGSYGTELFGNKAVDLIMSHDQSKPMLLYLAHQAVHAGKPPQLLKAPQEYLDRFKFIKHDGRRRYAAMLSVLDDSIGNLTAALKKSGMYENTILIFTTDNGGPSAGFDGNYASNWPLRGCKYTNWEGGVRGAAFIHSPLLKNPGTTSHHLMHISDWLPTIISAIGETLPKDIDFYGVDQWPSIQFNAPSARKEVMHNYDDGAGAIRYGDYKLVVCCTENERNGWYPEEHLYIGANQKPYIHCGERNSSLPSCTSADKYCLFDIASDPCEYNNIASLMPDLAEKLYNKLMMFADAAQPPRNKPADPAAYPALHNGHWTDWLDKHPVF